The DNA segment GGTCAATGGTCCTTCCAGCTCTAGTGGTGTAGCACCTGTGAATGGCTCCTCGAGTTCCGGCACCGCCGTTCCGGGCAGCGTAGCTTCTGGCGACGATGAAAACGATAACGAAGACGCAAGGACCTTGGATGGCACCCAGATTCTCCTGAAACTTGCGGGAACCTCCGCCACCATTGAAAACAACAACGGTTGCGTCGAAGTTAAAGAAAAGAGTGCAACAATTACTTGCCCAGGCGCTTACTACGTGACCGGCGAATCGTCCGATTTCCAGGTCATCGTGAACACACCGGCCACCGAAAACGAGGGCAACACCGGCATCTACCTCCATAACGCAACCATCAAGAGTTCCAACTCCCCCATTCTCGTGACGAACGCCGACAAGACGGTGCTCCACTTGGTGAAGGGCACCACGAACGTAGTGGAAGATGGCAACGGGAACCACGTGTTTACCAAAGTCAATGGCACCCCGGATACCGCGAAGGCCGCGATTTACGCGAGGGACGACCTCAACATCAAGGGTGCGGGCACGCTTACCGTGAAGGGCAAGTTCAAGAACGGCATCCAGTGCAGCAACGACCTCAAGATTAAGAACGGCAACATCACGGTCGAAGCCGAAGAGAACGCCATCAAGGGCAAAGGCAGCCTCCAGATTTCGGGTGGCACGCTGAACCTTACGGCCAAGAAGGGCGACGGCCTCGAGAGCGACGAATGCGAAGAAGCCCAGGACGGTTCTTGTAAGAACATCGTTGAAGGCAAGGGCATTGTCGATATCAGGGGCGGTAGCGTCACCATCAATGCTGCTGACGACGGCATCGACGCGGCAAACTACATCCGCATCAGCGATTCCACCGATGCAGCCACGGTCAAGGTTACGGCTACGGGCAAGGGACTTGTCGCCGAAAAGTACATCTACGTGGACGGCGGCAAGTCCGATGTTAAGTCCACTGGCGACGACGCCCTGCACACCCACTGGCAGATTCACCTGAACGCCGGCGAAGTGACGGTCAACGCGAAGGACGACGGTATCCATGCGGACTCCGCTTTGTACATGAAGGGCTCTACCATCAACGTCGTTACAGCCAACGAAGGCATCGAAGCCTACAAGATTTTCGCCGAGGGCGGCATCACCGCAACCTTCGCGACCAACGACGGCTGGAACGGTGCCGGCGGCCCGAAGGAAAATGCGGGCGGATATTCCATGTTCAGCGAATCGAGTGGCCATATCGTGGTGAGTGGTGGTTACCACTACATCGCCTCGAAGG comes from the uncultured Fibrobacter sp. genome and includes:
- a CDS encoding carbohydrate-binding domain-containing protein — its product is MKFLKLPVMAASAALIVMACSDESSTVQPDTGAIIPAQQSSSSEVIGNEVVNNGSSNSSNAVSGNDIPNNGVSSSGNTEPANQVPNNGTSSSGVQIPVNGPSSSSGVAPVNGSSSSGTAVPGSVASGDDENDNEDARTLDGTQILLKLAGTSATIENNNGCVEVKEKSATITCPGAYYVTGESSDFQVIVNTPATENEGNTGIYLHNATIKSSNSPILVTNADKTVLHLVKGTTNVVEDGNGNHVFTKVNGTPDTAKAAIYARDDLNIKGAGTLTVKGKFKNGIQCSNDLKIKNGNITVEAEENAIKGKGSLQISGGTLNLTAKKGDGLESDECEEAQDGSCKNIVEGKGIVDIRGGSVTINAADDGIDAANYIRISDSTDAATVKVTATGKGLVAEKYIYVDGGKSDVKSTGDDALHTHWQIHLNAGEVTVNAKDDGIHADSALYMKGSTINVVTANEGIEAYKIFAEGGITATFATNDGWNGAGGPKENAGGYSMFSESSGHIVVSGGYHYIASKGNMIDVLDANGSAKMTGGVLILEITGQSYESQGGGMGMGMGFPGMGGQQGGGNGCPSNMAGGLIDTDTGFEITGGVLLAFGDYSTDTPNCASVSFTSDNWYGSDKAAFKPEYKGSTIFYGGEVKSVSQVNTAGMQELKFPNGKVYMYK